The following are from one region of the Melospiza melodia melodia isolate bMelMel2 chromosome 14, bMelMel2.pri, whole genome shotgun sequence genome:
- the LOC134424568 gene encoding merozoite surface protein 9-like isoform X3: MSTILKWFGREDKEKEEDRKEKEEKEKEKTEGEKEKEKQKRRKKEEEKQGDGEEDRSSSSSDSDSEEDQGIAKDDEKEDKD; encoded by the exons ATGTCGACAATCCTGAAAT GGTTTGGACGGGAGGataaggagaaagaggaggacaggaaagagaaggaagaaaaggagaaagaaaagactgagggagaaaaggagaaggagaagcagaagaggaggaagaaggaagaagaaaag CAGGGAGATGGGGAGgaggacaggagcagcagcagctctgacagtGACTCAGAGGAG GACCAAGGCATTGCCAAGGATGATGAGAAGGAAGACAAGGATTAG